In Quercus robur chromosome 10, dhQueRobu3.1, whole genome shotgun sequence, a genomic segment contains:
- the LOC126701907 gene encoding 11-beta-hydroxysteroid dehydrogenase-like 4A produces MDLLHKFLNIAVPLLMLIAFPFFMPPFLLLKFLSFLKRSIYSEEVSGKVVLITRASSGIGKHVAYEYARRGAHLALVDIRDDRLPTVANKARELGSPEVIVVRADVSKVEECKQFVDETVNYFGRLDHLVNNAGVISGSFFEDYTKFTDVSSIMDVNFWGSVYGTHYAVPHLRKSKGKIVVMASTGASITMPRISFYNASKAALISFFETLRTEIGSNIGITIVTPGLIDSEITRGPSLQEGKISWVPVESTERCAKAIVDSTCRGDMYLTVPSWMGWGFWTRVLCPEVLEWGLHAILVKWPHTQQKDL; encoded by the exons ATGGATTTGCTACACAAGTTCTTGAACATTGCTGTTCCCCTCTTAATGCTCATTGCATTCCCTTTTTTTATGCCACCATTTCTGTTACtcaagtttctttctttcttaaaaagatCCATATATAGTGAGGAAGTGTCTGGCAAGGTAGTACTCATCACTAGAGCATCATCAGGAATTGGCAAG CATGTAGCTTACGAGTATGCTAGGAGAGGTGCTCATTTAGCCCTTGTTGACATAAGAGATGATCGTCTTCCAACAGTGGCAAATAAAGCCCGAGAACTAGGATCCCCGGAGGTTATTGTGGTACGTGCAGATGTTTCCAAGGTTGAGGAATGTAAGCAGTTTGTTGATGAAACAGTGAACTACTTTGGACGAT TGGATCATTTGGTGAATAACGCTGGAGTAATAAGTGGTAGCTTTTTCGAAGATTACACCAAATTCACTGATGTTTCTTCGATTATG GACGTAAATTTCTGGGGTTCAGTGTATGGAACCCACTATGCAGTTCCGCACTTaagaaaaagcaaagggaaGATTGTTGTAATGGCTTCAACAGGAGCAAGCATAACTATGCCAAGAATAAGCTTCTACAAT GCAAGCAAGGCAGCCCTAATATCCTTTTTTGAGACATTGAGAACTGAGATTGGTTCAAATATTGGAATAACTATTGTGACTCCTGGACTAATTGACTCAGAAATAACACGAGGCCCATCATTACAAGAG GGTAAAATTTCTTGGGTGCCAGTTGAATCAACAGAAAGGTGTGCCAAGGCAATTGTGGACAGCACTTGCAGAGGAGACATGTACTTGACTGTCCCATCTTGGATGGGGTGGGGATTTTGGACGAGGGTCTTATGCCCTGAAGTATTAGAATGGGGTCTGCACGCAATATTAGTCAAATGGCCACACACTCAACAGAAGGACCTgtag